One region of Trichoderma breve strain T069 chromosome 7 map unlocalized scaffold00007, whole genome shotgun sequence genomic DNA includes:
- a CDS encoding alpha/beta hydrolase family domain-containing protein, whose product MPSSNAQEQPEATVFYVGGEYIQDDRGTHMTGSMCVRRYGKKVPGQPAIVFIHGAAQTGTHWEATPDNRPGLAMLQAADNWECYVVDQPGVGRSRYHAADIGDLTHYTVEELEAAFTAPQPENSPWAHLHTQWPGSGKRGDPVFDAFYASQVGHVGSYAKVESLFRPAIEALLNKIGPAFLITHSQSGPLGWHAADACPELVCGIVALEPHGPPFQYPDCPPFNFRPEIVGKLIHPFGITSTPLRYDPPLPEDANMLPYGMLPTRGEDMIEQTGIYAGLIKGPRQEHPMRRLKNLCHIPVVLVTAEASYHAGYDHLTAEFLRDAGVPIEHVYLAEQGIRGNGHMMAIEKNNKQVQQYINKWLRKQVPRTLS is encoded by the coding sequence ATGCCGTCAAGTAATGCTCAAGAACAGCCAGAAGCGACTGTATTTTACGTCGGCGGTGAATACATTCAAGATGATCGAGGAACACATATGACCGGATCCATGTGCGTACGACGCTATGGAAAGAAAGTTCCTGGCCAGCCTGCCATTGTCTTCATACACGGTGCAGCCCAAACGGGGACACATTGGGAGGCAACACCGGATAACCGGCCTGGCTTAGCCATGCTTCAAGCCGCAGACAACTGGGAATGCTACGTGGTTGATCAGCCAGGAGTAGGACGATCTCGTTATCATGCAGCGGACATTGGAGATCTTACTCATTACACGGTGGAGGAGCTAGAGGCCGCCTTTACTGCGCCTCAACCTGAGAATTCGCCATGGGCACATCTCCATACGCAATGGCCTGGCTCCGGGAAGCGAGGAGATCCCGTATTCGACGCCTTCTACGCCAGTCAAGTCGGACATGTCGGCAGTTACGCAAAGGTCGAGTCCCTTTTCAGGCCGGCGATTGAGGCACTGCTAAACAAGATCGGCCCGGCATTTCTCATCACTCACTCTCAGTCAGGGCCACTCGGATGGCACGCTGCCGATGCCTGCCCAGAGTTGGTCTGTGGCATCGTGGCATTGGAACCTCATGGCCCACCGTTCCAGTATCCAGACTGTCCGCCCTTCAACTTCCGACCTGAGATTGTCGGCAAGTTGATACATCCATTCGGAATTACCAGCACACCGCTACGCTATGATCCACCATTACCAGAAGATGCTAACATGTTGCCTTACGGAATGTTGCCGACGCGAGGCGAAGACATGATAGAGCAGACGGGAATATACGCTGGCTTAATTAAGGGGCCCCGACAAGAGCATCCTATGCGACGGCTCAAGAATCTTTGCCACATTCCAGTTGTGTTGGTGACTGCGGAGGCGTCGTATCATGCAGGATACGACCATCTCACGGCTGAATTTCTCCGTGACGCAGGGGTTCCTATTGAACACGTCTATCTGGCAGAGCAGGGAATACGTGGCAATGGACATATGATGGCAATCGAGAAGAATAACAAACAAGTACAACAATACATTAACAAGTGGCTGAGGAAGCAAGTTCCTCGTACTTTGTCATAG